From a single Candoia aspera isolate rCanAsp1 chromosome 2, rCanAsp1.hap2, whole genome shotgun sequence genomic region:
- the ATP6V1A gene encoding V-type proton ATPase catalytic subunit A translates to MDFSKLPKIRDEDRENLFGYVYGVSGPVVTACNMAGAAMYELVRVSNSELVGEIIRLEGDMATIQVYEETSGVSVGDPVLRTGKPLSVELGPGIMGAIFDGIQRPLSDISSRTQSIYIPRGVNVTALSRDIKWDFTPIKNLRVGSHITGGDIYGLVNENSLIKHKIMLPPRNRGTITYIAPPGNYDASDVVLELEFEDVKEKFSMVQVWPVRQIRPVTEKLPANHPLLTGQRVLDALFPCVQGGTTAIPGAFGCGKTVISQSLSKYSNSDVIVYVGCGERGNEMSEVLRDFPELTMEVDGKIESIMKRTALVANTSNMPVAAREASIYTGITLSEYFRDMGYHVSMMADSTSRWAEALREISGRLAEMPADSGYPAYLGARLASFYERAGRVKCLGNPEREGSVSIVGAVSPPGGDFSDPVTSATLSIVQVFWGLDKKLAQRKHFPSVNWLISYSKYTRALDEYYDKHFPEFVPLRTKAKEILQEEEDLAEIVQLVGKASLAETDKITLEVAKLIKDDFLQQNGYTPYDRYCPFYKTVGVLSNMIAFYDMARRAVETTAQSDNKITWSIIKENMSEILYRLTSMKFKDPAKDGEAKIKADYAQLFEDMQNAFRSLED, encoded by the exons TGGTCACTGCTTGCAACATGGCAGGAGCAGCTATGTATGAACTGGTACGAGTTAGCAATAGTGAACTTGTAGGAGAGATTATCCGGTTGGAGGGTGACATGGCGACTATCCAGGTGTATGAGGAAACTT CTGGTGTTTCAGTTGGAGATCCTGTGCTTCGCACTGGCAAGCCACTCTCTGTGGAACTTGGCCCTGGTATCATGGGAGCCATTTTTGATGGTATCCAAAGGCCTTTGTCAGACATTAGTAGTCGGACGCAAAGTATATACATCCCCAGAGGAGTAAATGTGACAGCTCTGAGTAGAGATATCAAATGGGACTTCACACCTATAAAAAACCTGCGG GTTGGCAGCCACATCACCGGTGGAGATATCTATGGCCTGGTGAATGAGAATTCCCTTATCAAACACAAAATCATGTTGCCCCCACGAAACAGAGGTACAATAACGTACATTGCTCCACCTGGAAATTACGATGCATCT GATGTTGTGTTGGAGCTAGAGTTTGAGGATGTGAAGGAAAAATTTTCAATGGTCCAGGTCTGGCCTGTACGTCAGATCCGTCCTGTCACAGAAAAGTTACCTGCAAATCACCCTCTTTTAACTGGTCAGAGAGTCCTTGATGCGCTGTTTCC GTGTGTTCAAGGAGGTACTACTGCTATTCCTGGGGCGTTTGGCTGTGGAAAGACGGTTATTTCCCAGTCCCTTTCCAAATATTCCAATAGTGATGTTATTGTTTATGTAGGCTGTGGTGAACGGGGAAATGAAATGTCGGAAGTGCTCAGAGATTTTCCAGAG CTCACTATGGAAGTTGATGGTAAGATAGAAAGCATAATGAAAAGAACTGCTCTTGTAGCAAACACTTCCAATATGCCTGTTGCTGCCAGAGAAGCCTCTATCTACACTG GGATTACTCTGTCTGAGTACTTTCGTGACATGGGCTATCATGTCAGTATGATGGCTGACTCAACATCCCGATGGGCAGAAGCTCTTCGAGAAATTTCAGGGCGGCTTGCTGAAATGCCTGCTG ATAGTGGTTATCCAGCCTATCTTGGTGCCCGTCTGGCCTCTTTCTATGAACGGGCTGGTAGAGTGAAGTGTCTGGGAAAtccagaaagagaaggaagtgttAGCATTGTTGGAGC CGTATCTCCTCCTGGTGGTGACTTCTCTGACCCAGTTACTTCTGCTACTCTGAGTATTGTCCAG GTGTTCTGGGGCTTGGATAAGAAGCTTGCTCAACGTAAACATTTCCCATCTGTGAATTGGCTCATTAGCTACAGCAAATATACACGTGCTTTGGATGAATACTATGACAAGCATTTCCCTGAGTTTGTTCCCTTGAGGACTAAAGCAAAAGAGATTCTGCAGGAAGAGGAGGATCTTGCAGAGATTGTACAATTGGTGGGGAAG GCTTCTTTGGCAGAAACAGATAAAATCACACTGGAAGTTGCCAAGCTAATTAAAGACGATTTCCTGCAACAGAATGGTTATACCCCATATGACAG GTACTGCCCATTTTATAAGACTGTGGGGGTACTATCCAACATGATTGCATTTTATGACATGGCACGCCGAGCAGTTGAGACTACTGCCCAAAGTGACAATAAGATTACATGGTCCATTATCAAAGAGAACATGAGCGAAATCCTCTACCGACTCACATCTATGAAATTCAAG GACCCAGCAAAAGATGGAGAGGCAAAGATCAAAGCAGACTATGCCCAGCTCTTTGAAGACATGCAGAATGCATTCCGCAGCTTGGAGGACTAG